Below is a genomic region from Microbacterium galbinum.
GTCTGATGTTCTGATTCGGAGGTGAGCGGATGGCGGAAGCGCAGTCGCCGGCGCAGGGATCGAGCCTGCGGCGTCTGGTTCCCCGCATCTTCTCGCGCGCGTCCAGGGTCAACGACCTCGACAACCTGATCCGCACCGTCCGGGCCAACCATCCCCGCGGTGATTTCTCGGTGATCGAGCGCGCGTACGCGGTCGCCAAGGACAAGCACACCGGCCAGCAGCGGCAGAGCGGCGAGCCGTACATCACGCATCCGCTCGCCGTCGCGCAGATCCTCGCCGAGCTCGGTCTCGGACCGCGCGCCATCGCGGCGGCGCTCCTGCACGACACGGTCGAAGACACCGGCTACGCGCTGACCGACCTCACCGCCGAGTTCGGCGACGAGGTCGCGATGCTGGTCGACGGTGTCACCAAGCTCGACAAGGTCAAGTACGGCGAGAGCGCCCAGGCCGAGACCGTCCGCAAGATGATCGTGGCGATGTCGAAGGACATCCGCGTGCTCCTGATCAAGCTCGCCGACCGTCTGCACAATGCTCGTACCTGGGGCTTCGTCCCGCCGGAGAAGGCGGCGAAGAAGGCCAAGGAGACGCTCGAGATCTACGCGCCCCTCGCCAACCGTCTCGGTATCCAGGCGATCAAGTCCGAGCTCGAAGACCTCTCGTTCGCGGTGCTGCACCCCAAGATCTACAACGAGATCCACAGCCTCATCGCACAGCGCACTCCGCAGCGCGAGAAGTATCTGAGCCAGGTCGTCGAGGAGATCGACGAGGATCTGCGTGATCTGCGCATCCGCGGCAAGGTCTCGGGCCGACCGAAGCAGCTCTACTCCGTGTACCAGAAGATGGTGGTGCGGGGTCGCGAGTTCGACGACATCTACGACCTGATCGGCATCCGCGTGCTCGTCGCTTCGGTGCGCGACTGCTACGCCGTGCTGGGTGCGATCCATGCGCGGTGGACGCCGCTGCCCGGTCGGTTCAAGGACTACATCGCCACCCCGAAGTTCAATCTCTATCAGTCGCTGCACACGACCGTGATCGGCCCCGCGGGGCGCACGGTCGAGATCCAGATCCGTACGCACGAGATGCACCAGCAGGCCGAGTACGGCGTTGCGGCGCACTGGATGTACAAGGAGCGGATGAACGGCGGCAAGGCCGAGGTGCGGGCATCCGACACCGACATGGCCTGGCTCGCGCACATCTCCGACTGGCAGGCCGAGACGGCCGACCCGGGGGAGTTCCTCGACTCGCTGCGGTTCGAGATCGGCGCGAAGGAGGTCTACGTCTTCACGCCGAAGGGGCGCGTCGTCGGTCTTCCCGCCGGTGCGACGCCCGTCGACTTCGCGTATGCGGTGCACACCGAGATCGGCCATCGCACGATGGGTGCGAAGGTGAACGGTCGCTTGGTGCCGCTGGAGTCCGAGCTGAAGAGCGGCGACGTCGTCGAGGTCTTCACCTCGAAGAACCCGGATGCCGGACCGAGTCAGGACTGGCTCGGATTCGTCAAGAGCACCCGTGCGCGCAACAAGATCCGTGGCTGGTTCACGAAGGAGCGGCGCGAAGAGGCCATCGAACAGGGCAAGGAGGCGATCGCGCGCGCGATGCGCCGGCAGAACCTGCCCCTGCAGCGTCTGATGAGCCAGGACTCGTTCGCCGAGGTCGCCCAGCAGCTGCGCTACGAAGACGTCTCGGCGCTGTACGCGGCCGTGGGCGAGGGGCATATCTCGACCCAGTCGGTGCTCGAGAAGGTCACGGCCAACGTCGCCGCCAACGACACCACGACCGGCGCCATCGACCTGCCGGGCAGCGTGCCGACCCGCGAACCGCGTGCGGGCGACTCCGGCGTTCTCGTCCGCGGCGCCGCCGACATCCTCGTGAAACTCGCGAAGTGCTGCACGCCGGTTCCCGGGGATCCGATCGTCGGCTTCGTGACGCGCGGCAGCGGCGTCTCGGTGCACCGCAGCGATTGCGTCAACGTCAAGGCCCTGAGCAACGAGCAGGATCGATTCGTCGAGGTGTCGTGGGCGCCGACCACCAAGAGCGTGTTCCGCGTGCAGATCCAGGTCGAGGCCCTCGACCGTTCCGGTCTGCTGTCCGACGTCACGCGCGTGCTGAGCGAGCACCACGTCAACATCCTCTCCGCCACGGTCAACACCAATGACGACCGACTGGCGATCAGCCGGTTCGTGTTCGAGATGGGCGACGCCGTGCACCTCGACCGCGTTCTCAACGCCGTGCGCAGGATCGATGCGGTGTACGACGTGTACCGCGTCACGTCCTCCTGATACCGAGTCCCTCGAGAAGTTCCAGGGCACGTCGAGAGCCTGGCACGCGCCGCAGGGTGCGGATGCGTTCCCGCGCGGTCCCGATGAGACCCGGGTCGTGCTCGATGAGCATGTGCGCCCAGCGGTCCAGAGCGGGTTCCCGGTGGCTCCCGAGCGCGAGGTCGATCAGCGTGCGTTCGGGAGTCGTGATCGGGATGCCGCCGATGAGGACGAGGTCCTCGGCCGGGAGTGGCGTGTCGTGATATCGCACCCGTGGACTTTGCACGGCGCGGATGCGCCTCGCCACCGCTCGGCGAAGATGATGCGGGTTCGGCGGCGCATCGCATGCACCGTGCACCCATACCGCGCTCGGCCCGCAGACCGCGGTGCCCGGGTGCACGATCGTGGCGATCGACGCTGCCCGCACGTCGGCGCCCTCGACGAGATCGGCGGGGATGAAGGCCTCGCCGATGTCGACGACGTCGCCGTCGAGGCGGGCGGCGGTGAGCTCGGGCAGTGTCAGGCGTTGGCCGGGCAGATACAGGAAAGCGGGATGCACCAGGCCAGTGTGGCCCAGGGCATCCCGCTGTCGTGTGCTCGGACGGGAGCTGTGGAGAACTCGTCAGCCGCCGAGGGCGCTCAGCCAGGCGCGGCGCGCCTCGAGAGCGTCGGACGCTTCCTTGATCGCCTTCTTGTCGCCCGACTTCTCGGCCGTCGCGAGCTCGGACTCGAGCTTCTCGATCGCCTCGAGGAGCTGAGAGCTCATGTCGTTGGCGCGCGCCTTGGTCTCGGGGTTGTTCTTCTTCCAGTCGACCTCTTCGCGGGCCTTGAGGGCCTGCTCGATGACGCGGAGCTTGTCGTCGAGCGCGCGCTCCTTGTCGCGGGGGAAGATGCGGCCGATCTCATCCCACTGCCGCTGGATGCGCGTGAGCAGGGCGCGGGCGCGCTTGATGTTGGACTCGTCGGCAACGGCCTTGGCCTCTTCCAGAAGAGCCTGACGCGCCTCGATCTTGGGAGCGGACTCGGCCTCTTCGGCGGCGGACTGCTCGGCACGCGCGGCGTAGAGCGCGTCTCCGGCGG
It encodes:
- a CDS encoding RelA/SpoT family protein yields the protein MAEAQSPAQGSSLRRLVPRIFSRASRVNDLDNLIRTVRANHPRGDFSVIERAYAVAKDKHTGQQRQSGEPYITHPLAVAQILAELGLGPRAIAAALLHDTVEDTGYALTDLTAEFGDEVAMLVDGVTKLDKVKYGESAQAETVRKMIVAMSKDIRVLLIKLADRLHNARTWGFVPPEKAAKKAKETLEIYAPLANRLGIQAIKSELEDLSFAVLHPKIYNEIHSLIAQRTPQREKYLSQVVEEIDEDLRDLRIRGKVSGRPKQLYSVYQKMVVRGREFDDIYDLIGIRVLVASVRDCYAVLGAIHARWTPLPGRFKDYIATPKFNLYQSLHTTVIGPAGRTVEIQIRTHEMHQQAEYGVAAHWMYKERMNGGKAEVRASDTDMAWLAHISDWQAETADPGEFLDSLRFEIGAKEVYVFTPKGRVVGLPAGATPVDFAYAVHTEIGHRTMGAKVNGRLVPLESELKSGDVVEVFTSKNPDAGPSQDWLGFVKSTRARNKIRGWFTKERREEAIEQGKEAIARAMRRQNLPLQRLMSQDSFAEVAQQLRYEDVSALYAAVGEGHISTQSVLEKVTANVAANDTTTGAIDLPGSVPTREPRAGDSGVLVRGAADILVKLAKCCTPVPGDPIVGFVTRGSGVSVHRSDCVNVKALSNEQDRFVEVSWAPTTKSVFRVQIQVEALDRSGLLSDVTRVLSEHHVNILSATVNTNDDRLAISRFVFEMGDAVHLDRVLNAVRRIDAVYDVYRVTSS
- a CDS encoding type IV toxin-antitoxin system AbiEi family antitoxin; this encodes MHPAFLYLPGQRLTLPELTAARLDGDVVDIGEAFIPADLVEGADVRAASIATIVHPGTAVCGPSAVWVHGACDAPPNPHHLRRAVARRIRAVQSPRVRYHDTPLPAEDLVLIGGIPITTPERTLIDLALGSHREPALDRWAHMLIEHDPGLIGTARERIRTLRRVPGSRRALELLEGLGIRRT